The following are encoded together in the Streptomyces tsukubensis genome:
- a CDS encoding SigE family RNA polymerase sigma factor — protein sequence MTVTKVPACTSASKSASKSAPATATRAAASPRLSFTSYVRARGPGLLRTARSLTANPSDAEDLLQTALTKTYVAWERIEDHRALDGYVRRALVNTRTSQWRKRKVDEFACDELPEPDPVPVSDPAEAQSLRDAMWRAIMKLPDRQRAMVVLRYYEDLSEAQTAEVLGVSIGTVKSAVSRALGKLREDPALHLAR from the coding sequence ATGACAGTGACCAAGGTGCCAGCCTGCACCAGCGCGTCGAAGAGCGCGTCGAAAAGCGCACCCGCGACCGCGACGAGGGCGGCGGCCTCACCCCGGCTGTCGTTCACGTCGTATGTCAGGGCGCGGGGGCCGGGTCTGCTGCGCACCGCACGCTCGCTGACGGCCAACCCGTCGGACGCCGAGGATCTGCTCCAGACCGCTCTCACCAAGACTTATGTGGCCTGGGAGCGGATCGAGGACCATCGGGCGCTGGACGGTTATGTACGCCGTGCGCTGGTCAACACCCGCACCTCGCAGTGGCGCAAGCGCAAGGTCGACGAGTTCGCCTGCGACGAACTGCCGGAACCCGATCCGGTACCGGTCAGCGACCCGGCGGAGGCGCAGTCACTGCGGGACGCGATGTGGCGCGCGATCATGAAACTCCCCGACAGACAGCGCGCGATGGTGGTCCTGCGGTACTACGAGGACCTGAGCGAGGCCCAGACCGCCGAGGTGCTCGGGGTCTCCATCGGCACGGTCAAGAGCGCCGTCTCCCGCGCCCTCGGCAAGCTCCGCGAGGACCCCGCACTCCACCTCGCGCGCTGA